The Halostagnicola kamekurae sequence GACTTCGACCGGGAAATCGCCGACGGCGGTCTCGGCCGACAGCATGACCGCGTCGGTGCCGTCGAGGACGGCGTTCGCGACGTCCGAGGCCTCCGCTCGAGTGGGTCGGCGCGCGTGGACCATCGAATCGAGCATCTCCGTGGCCGTGATGACCGGACAGCCGGCTTCCCGACACGTCCGGATGATCCGTTTCTGGATCATCGGCACGTCTTCCATCGGGCACTCGACGCCGAGGTCGCCGCGGGCGACCATCACGCCGTAGGACGCCTCGATGATCTCGTCCAAGTTCTCGACCGCGCCCACGCGTTCGATCTTGGAGACGATCGGAATGTCGGCACCCGCCTCCTCAAGCACTTCGTTCACCTCGTAGACGTCATCCGCGTCGCGAACGAAACTCGCCGCGACGAAGTCGACGTCTTTCTCCGCCGCGAGTTCGAGATCGGCGCGGTCGCCACCGGTGACCATGTCGAGTCCGAGATCGACGCCGGGGATGTTGACGCCCTTCCGACCGCCGAGTTCGCCGCCCGTTTCGACTCGCGCCCGAATGCCGTCGTCGTCACGCTCGAGGACGGTCGTCTCGATCAGGCCGTCGTCGAGCAGGATTCGGTCGCCCGCTTCGACGGTATCGATCGAAAGCGACAGTCCGACCTCCTCGCTCGTCGCGTCGTCGCCCTCGACGAACCGGATCTCGGTGCCGGCCTCGAGCGTGACGCTCTCGCCGTCCGGCAACGGCGCGGTTCGGATCTCCGGGCCCTTCATGTCGAGCATGACGCTCACCGGTCGGTCTTTCTCCTCGTCGACGGCCCGCACGCGATCGATCAGTTCGGCTCGGTCCTCGAGCGTTCCGTGGCTGGCGTTGAGCCGCGCCACCGACATCCCCGCGTCCGCGAGCGTGGCGATCGTCGCCCGGTCGTCCGTCGCGGGACCGAGCGTGCAGACGATCTTTGCGTTTCTCATGCCCGGAGGTAGCGCGAGCACCGCAAAAAAGCTGTGGTGACTTACTCGAACTCGAGTCTATTTTCGACCCACCCATTCCACCCGATTTGTTTGCGTTTTTCAGATAAGGCTGAAGGATGAGGCGTCGCGTTTTCTGAGTGTTCATGCCCGAAAACGCTAGCTTCAATAGGTGCCTATACAGATTGACTTGGAGTTTGTGGAGCGAGAAGTGACATTAAGCCCTCTGATGAAGACATCGCAGGATGAAACTTACGGACTCAAACAAATATCAATACATCTGAAGGTGATTCAGACTGTTTTTACCCTCGAACAGATCGAACTTTTCGTAAGGTGTATCTGTACTGATGGGAAGTGTATTTACGTTCACACACCTACAAACGATTATAGTACGTACCATCTTACAAAGGTCTCCCTAAGCATATCATGCTACGACGCCAATATCTCAAAATAAGCGGGATAAGCGTTGCTGGATCTCTTAGTGGCTGTTTAGACATTAGCCAAAATAGTGATAATGTCGTCAACATAACTACCATTAATAGAACAAACTCTAAGCAAGATGTAGAGATTATAGTAAGATCTGAAGGTGAATCTGTATTTAGGCAGAACTTTGAACTATCTGCACCTCAAGAAGGGTCTGTAACGTCAGTCACTGAGGAGAACGCTCTTAACCCAGGAGAATACTCTGTGACGGCTTCAAATGAGGCGATAGAACAAGAATATCATTACAAGAGTACTTGCAGTTCGGTCTCAAAAATGGAGGACGAGATATATGTTACTATATCAGATAGCAATATGGTTGAAATTAGCAGCACTTATTGCGGAAAGTGAGTTTTTAGCTCGTTTACTAAGATCGCGTGCCAATCTCAGACAAAACCTCGTGGGGATGAATCTCGATGTACCGAACCAACGCGGCGAGGTCGTTGAATTTTAGTGGACGAACTTCGAGGTTGGGCCGGGCGAGGCTGAAGCGTTCTGCCGGCGTTACAGCTGGCGCTGGCAAATAGAGAACGAGTATACGAGTATCAGGGATGACTTCCTGCCAGAGACCTCTTCTAAGGATTACCGTGTGCGGCTGTTCTACTTCGTGCTCGCGGTGCTGTTCCACAACATCTAGCGACTACTCAATTTCCTGTTGAAGGCTAATGCCGGTGATGAGATTGACTATGTGCCAGTGTTTGTTTCGGCCAAAGCGTTTTCTACCGGCCGCCAGTAGCGCCAACGATGCCCAGCTACACCGCGTTCGTCAACGTCGCCGATCGAGACGTACAGAACGTTCAGGAATTGGCCTCGATCTGGGGCGAAGTACGCGGCGAGTTCGCCGAACACGAGGCCGAGCTCGTCGACTCCTACGCGATGCTCGGGAGCCACGACTTTCTGGTCATCTTCGAGGCGCCCGACCGCGAGAGCGCGTTCAAGTCCGCGCTGACGCTTCGCAGACACGGCCTCGAGGCCGAGACGATGGAAATCGTCGACACCGACGAGTTCGCACAGCTCGTCGACGAGGTCTGAGCGAAAACGCCCTCGTTCGGGACGGGTAGTCCGCGTCTCTCGCTCACATCGGCGAGCGCAGACGTTACATCGGCGAACTCGACCGTCACGTCTACAAGTTCGAACGCTTCGTGTCGACGACGCGTGCGTCATCGTCGAGTATGACGGCGAGCGTATCGCCGTCGAGTTCGAGGTCGATCCGCAACTCGAGTGGCTCCTCGTCGAGAACGGTAACGGCCTCGTCGCCGATGAACGGAACCTCCCAGAATCGGCGGTTCCGCAGGTCGATGTCGTGGTCCCAATAGAACGAAACGACCGCGGGATGTGTGAGGAGCGCAGTTCCGGCATGTGATCCTCCTATCGGGCCGCATTGGGGGCACTCCACCGCGAACGAGTACTCCCACGGCCCCTCAGATCCGATCGTAAGCGACCGCTCGACTGTCGTATGACAGTAGGGACAGATCCCCTCGAGTATCTGTTCAATCGTGTGTCGCCACAGTGTCGAGGCGACGTCGAGGAGATCGGACATGTTACGATCCGCCGCGCCGACCGGTCGAACGGCGTGTGCGAACAGGGTGGTCTCACCTCGCTCGATTTTGACGATACTGTCCTCGTAAACTGCTTTCATGGGCGCGTCGGGGGTTTCACCAGATGCCTCAGTATCGGCAGGGGGAGCGCCCGTGTCTCCGGCAGCGTTCCCCTCGCTCGCGTCGCCGACTGGAACCGGTCCGCGTTTCTCGTGAGACCGCCAAGCGTCGATATCGATCACTTTCGCGATCTCAAACCCGGCGAAGGTCAGGCGATACCCCTCAGCGGCTTCCTCGACGAACTGCTCGCGAAGCTGTCTGAGATGGTAGTTGAAGTTTCCCTTATCCTCCACGCCGACCCGCTCTCGGAGCGTCGAATACGGAAGTTGCTCACCCGTGGCGGAGGCGGTTTGGCGGTGCTCGTAGAGCGCCCGTAGAATCTCGAGACGGGTTTCGTTTCCCAGAGATTTGAACGGATCGACGGGCCGTTCGTCCCGTTTTCGGTGCTGGCTGGTCATGGTTTTCGGTCGGCGAAGCCGTCCACGGATCGGACGTCGCTCGGGAGAAAATCATTGCTCCAAATACATATGCCACCGGGGTCACAACGAATCGACTCACTCAATGTCGAACCCGCGTTCTCGGCGGCGCGTGCTCGCAGGATCCGCCCTTCTCGGCGCAGCGTCGATCACGGGCGGCGTTCCGCGGAACGGCCGCGCAGAGTCCGATACGAGCGCACCGAATCAACCGGACGAACCAGACTCGACCTCGCCGTCGTCGGGCCGGAGTCGTTCGCTCGAGTTACAGGATCTCGATGATCTCGAGTCCTTCGTCGACGAAACCATGCGACGGACCCTCGAGGAACACGACGTCGTCGGCGCGTCCGTCGCCGTCGTTCACGACGACGAAATCGTGCTCGCAGAGGGGTACGGAGACGCGTCGATCGACGGCCCGGCCGTCGACGCCGCCGAAACGCGGTTTCGGGTCGGCTCCGTCTCGAAACCGATCGTCTGGACCGCGGTGATGCAACTGATCGAAGCCGGCCAGATCGACCCGGACGAAGACGTCAGAACGTACCTCGAGTCAGTACCGCTCCCCGAGACGGAGTGGGAGCCGATCACGATGGCCCACCTCGCCACGCACACGGCCGGCTTCGAGCAGCGATACGCCGGAACGTGGGTTCGAGACCCCGACGACGTGCGATCGCTTCCGACGGTCCTGAGCGAAGAACAGCCCGACCGCGTTCGACCGCCCGGATCGATCGTCTCGTACTCGAACTACGGTGCCGCGCTCGCGGCTCAGGTCGTCGCCGACGTGACCGGGACCCCGTTCGAACGGTACGTTCGAGAAAACGTCTTCGACCCGCTCGAGATGGATACCGCAACGTTCGAGCAGCCAGTCCCCGACGAATCCGGAACCACCGTCGCGACCGGATACACAACTCTCACCGGAACGCCGACGGAATCACCGGGACTCAACTTCGAACTCGCCCCCGCGGGGTCGATGTCCGCGACGACGACGGAGATGGCACAGTTCGTCCGCGCTCATCTCAACGGTGGCGTCGTCGACGGCGATCGGATTCTCGAGGACGAAACCGTCGCGGAGATGCACGAGCGGTGGTTCACCCACCACGAGCGACTCGACGGCCTCTCGTTCGGACTTCTCGAGCGATCTCGAGGTATCGGCGGAAACGCCAGTGACGATGGCGAATCCACCACCGGCGAAAGCGCTGATGATGACGATTCCACCGGCGGCAGAAGTGCCGGTAACGCATCCACTGGCGGCGAAAGCCGGCTCCTCGAGCACGACGGCCAGATACCGGGATCGTTCCACAGCCGACTCCTGCTCGCACCCGAACACGATCTGGGTCTGTTTCTCTCGTACAACACCGACAGCGCCGCCAACGCGAGCACCACCTTCATCGACGCCTTCCTGGAGGAATACCTCCCGCTCGAGGAGTCGGCGGACGCTGCAGTTCCGGGTCCCGACGGTCGCCCCGAACGCGCCGACGAACTCGAGGGCAGCTATCGCGGCGTCTCGACTTCGGAGTCCGAGCCCGCGAAGCTCTGGTCGGTCGCACAGGCCGGATCGATCGACGTTTCCATTGCCGACGACGGCGCGCTCGTAACCGAACTCGGGGGCGAGACGCGATGGATCGAACGCGAACCGCTCCTCTTTCGGGCGGAAGACGGCGACGACTTCCTGGCGTTCGGCGAAGACGGCGGCGAGATCAGATACCTCTTTCTCGGCTTTCAGGCGTTCGAGCGGCGCTCGTGGCACGAGTCGATGTCCGTCCATGCCGGGGTTGCTGGCGCGACGACGCTCGGGATGGTCTCCGGGGCCGTTGGCTGGCCGCTCGCTCGAGGGTGGCGGTGGCTTCGAAGCGACGGTGAATCGGGAGCGACTAGTCACGCGGACCCGGATGCCGCGATAGAAACGGACTCGGACGATCCCCGACCGTCGAACGCCGACTCGAGTTCGGTCGCCGAGTCCGTCGGACGAACGGAGGCAAGCGGAGCGTCCGGTGGGAAAACGCGACAGGCGAGACAGGAGGCTGGCTCCTCGAGGGGGTCCGAACGGACCACACAGAGTAGTTCGCTGACGGATCCACGCCGATGGGGGCGCTGGACCGCCGGCGGGGCGATCGCGTGTCTGTTCGGGTTCGTGTTCGGCGTCGTCGGCCTGTTGCTCGTATACCCGTACACGCTTTTGAGCGATCCGCCGCTTGCGTTCGAGGCGTTGTTCGCGCTCCCACTGCTCGGGATCGCCGGAACGGCAGTTTCGGCGTTTTACGCGATCACCGCCTGGCGCGAGGGATACTGGAGTCGGCGGTCTCGGATCCACTACACGCTCGTCGTCTGTGCGATGGCCGGCTTCTGCTGGCTATTGTACTACTGGAACTTCGTCCGACTCCCGGTCTAACGCGGCGGGTGGCTTCGGGGCGGGACGTCTCGAAAAACTGTCCGTAAAAGATCGCCCACCGAGCCGTTACTGGATCTTCTCGCCGATCTCGGCGTCGCCGTGGGTCGTCAGCAGGTCCGCCTCGTCGCCCGCCGCGAGGATCATCCCGTTAGACTCGACGCCGAACAACTCGGCCGGCTCCATGTTCGCCAGCAAGATGATCTTCTCGCCGGGAAGCTCATCCAAGTCGTGCAGTTGCTTGATCCCCGCGACGACCTGTCTGGTTTCGAAGCCGATGTCGACCTCGAGTCGCGCGAGGTCGTCCGCCCCCTCGATTCCCTCCGCGACCTCGATCCGTCCGACGCGGATGTCCAGATCTTGGAACTCGCCGAAGCCGATTCGGTCCTCGAGCAGGGGCTCGAGATCGTCTGCGGCATTGGTCGCGTCGTCGTCCGCCTCGTCGGCGGACTCGTCGTCGCCAACCGCGTCGTCTGCGGCCTCGTCATCCGAATCGTCTCCCGCGGCGTCGACGCGCGCCTCGAGCTTCTCGTTCAGTTCCGCGACCCGCTCGTCTTCGATCTTCTCGAAGAGTTCGCCGGGTTCCTCGAAGCGCCGCGGCGGTGCCTCGAGCGCGTCCTCGATGCTCGCGTCTTCGACGGCTCCGTCCTCGCCGAGTTGTTCCCAGAGCGCCTGGGCCTTGTCCGGGGTGATCGGCGCGACGAGGACCCCGACGGCTTTCGCGATCTGGACGCAGTCGCGGATGACCTGTGCGGCCCGCTCGGGGTCGTCGTCCGTGAGCTTCCAGGGCTCGTTGCGCTGGATGTACTCGTTGCCGAACTGGGCCAGCCGCGTCGCGGCCTGGCCGATCCCGCGGATCGAGTAGTCGTTGACCGCTTCGCGAACCTCGCCGATGGCCCCCTCGATTCGATCCTCGACGTCCGGGGAGACCTCGGCTTCGGGCGTTCCCTCGTAGTTTCTGTAGGCGAACAGGAGGCTGCGATACCAGAAGTTGCCGACCGTGCCGACGAGTTCGCCGTTTACCTTCTCCTGGAAGGCGTCCCACGAGAAGTCGACGTCCTGCTGGAGGCCGCCGGTCGTCATCAGGTAGTATCGCAGTAGGTCCGGGTGGAACCCTTCCTCGAGGTACTCCTTCGCCCAGATCGCGCGGTTCCGACTCGTCGAGAGGCCCTTACCATTGATGGTGATGAAGCCGGTCGCGGCGACCCCGCGGGGCGCGTTGTA is a genomic window containing:
- the pyk gene encoding pyruvate kinase, whose protein sequence is MRNAKIVCTLGPATDDRATIATLADAGMSVARLNASHGTLEDRAELIDRVRAVDEEKDRPVSVMLDMKGPEIRTAPLPDGESVTLEAGTEIRFVEGDDATSEEVGLSLSIDTVEAGDRILLDDGLIETTVLERDDDGIRARVETGGELGGRKGVNIPGVDLGLDMVTGGDRADLELAAEKDVDFVAASFVRDADDVYEVNEVLEEAGADIPIVSKIERVGAVENLDEIIEASYGVMVARGDLGVECPMEDVPMIQKRIIRTCREAGCPVITATEMLDSMVHARRPTRAEASDVANAVLDGTDAVMLSAETAVGDFPVEVVETMSSIIREVENSAEYAEVLEQRVPAAGEARTDALARSARFLARDIGADAIVAATESGYTALKTAKYRPGVPVVASTPSHDVRRKLALSWGVTPLYASVSDQGADAVVERAVQAALDAGVADSGDTVVVLCGMMTELEGANTTNMLKVHVAAESLATGRVVVDGRVSGPIEPITDGDLSTIPDGAILAIHPEFDDELSGDLEKIGGIIDASPGMTGYPSLVARELDIPMVSGADLTDLERGTTVTIDAERGVVFQGTVRGRTDRPA
- a CDS encoding serine hydrolase domain-containing protein is translated as MLAGSALLGAASITGGVPRNGRAESDTSAPNQPDEPDSTSPSSGRSRSLELQDLDDLESFVDETMRRTLEEHDVVGASVAVVHDDEIVLAEGYGDASIDGPAVDAAETRFRVGSVSKPIVWTAVMQLIEAGQIDPDEDVRTYLESVPLPETEWEPITMAHLATHTAGFEQRYAGTWVRDPDDVRSLPTVLSEEQPDRVRPPGSIVSYSNYGAALAAQVVADVTGTPFERYVRENVFDPLEMDTATFEQPVPDESGTTVATGYTTLTGTPTESPGLNFELAPAGSMSATTTEMAQFVRAHLNGGVVDGDRILEDETVAEMHERWFTHHERLDGLSFGLLERSRGIGGNASDDGESTTGESADDDDSTGGRSAGNASTGGESRLLEHDGQIPGSFHSRLLLAPEHDLGLFLSYNTDSAANASTTFIDAFLEEYLPLEESADAAVPGPDGRPERADELEGSYRGVSTSESEPAKLWSVAQAGSIDVSIADDGALVTELGGETRWIEREPLLFRAEDGDDFLAFGEDGGEIRYLFLGFQAFERRSWHESMSVHAGVAGATTLGMVSGAVGWPLARGWRWLRSDGESGATSHADPDAAIETDSDDPRPSNADSSSVAESVGRTEASGASGGKTRQARQEAGSSRGSERTTQSSSLTDPRRWGRWTAGGAIACLFGFVFGVVGLLLVYPYTLLSDPPLAFEALFALPLLGIAGTAVSAFYAITAWREGYWSRRSRIHYTLVVCAMAGFCWLLYYWNFVRLPV
- the metG gene encoding methionine--tRNA ligase gives rise to the protein MSHDEFPTEQPAVVTCGLPYANGDLHVGHLRTYVGGDSFARALETLGQETAYVSGSDMHGTPVAVNAEQQGVDPEDFALEWHEQYAETFPKFNVEFDNYGHTHDETNTELTQEIVRTLEEEGYVYEKEIRVAYDPVADDHLPDRYVEGTCPYCGAKARGDECDEGCQRHLEPGEVEDPKSTITGNPAEYRERTHRFFRVSEFSEYLTEFLDGLEGTSNARNQPRQWIEEGLQDWCLTRDMDWGIDYPGKADEDIVLYVWVDAPIEYISSTKQYAESAEGEGYDWERVWKDDGEIVHVIGRDIIQHHTIFWPAMLEGANYNAPRGVAATGFITINGKGLSTSRNRAIWAKEYLEEGFHPDLLRYYLMTTGGLQQDVDFSWDAFQEKVNGELVGTVGNFWYRSLLFAYRNYEGTPEAEVSPDVEDRIEGAIGEVREAVNDYSIRGIGQAATRLAQFGNEYIQRNEPWKLTDDDPERAAQVIRDCVQIAKAVGVLVAPITPDKAQALWEQLGEDGAVEDASIEDALEAPPRRFEEPGELFEKIEDERVAELNEKLEARVDAAGDDSDDEAADDAVGDDESADEADDDATNAADDLEPLLEDRIGFGEFQDLDIRVGRIEVAEGIEGADDLARLEVDIGFETRQVVAGIKQLHDLDELPGEKIILLANMEPAELFGVESNGMILAAGDEADLLTTHGDAEIGEKIQ
- a CDS encoding winged helix-turn-helix domain-containing protein; translation: MTSQHRKRDERPVDPFKSLGNETRLEILRALYEHRQTASATGEQLPYSTLRERVGVEDKGNFNYHLRQLREQFVEEAAEGYRLTFAGFEIAKVIDIDAWRSHEKRGPVPVGDASEGNAAGDTGAPPADTEASGETPDAPMKAVYEDSIVKIERGETTLFAHAVRPVGAADRNMSDLLDVASTLWRHTIEQILEGICPYCHTTVERSLTIGSEGPWEYSFAVECPQCGPIGGSHAGTALLTHPAVVSFYWDHDIDLRNRRFWEVPFIGDEAVTVLDEEPLELRIDLELDGDTLAVILDDDARVVDTKRSNL
- a CDS encoding GYD domain-containing protein translates to MPSYTAFVNVADRDVQNVQELASIWGEVRGEFAEHEAELVDSYAMLGSHDFLVIFEAPDRESAFKSALTLRRHGLEAETMEIVDTDEFAQLVDEV